In Gloeocapsa sp. DLM2.Bin57, a genomic segment contains:
- a CDS encoding RNA-binding protein produces the protein MSIYVGNLSYDVTQEDLKDVFQDYGTVKRVYLPTDPETGKMRGFGFVEMETDEEEEKAIETLDGAEWMGREMRVNKAKPRENRSNSGESRRNSRRPSFE, from the coding sequence ATGTCAATCTACGTTGGAAACTTATCCTATGACGTCACTCAGGAAGATCTTAAAGACGTCTTTCAAGATTATGGTACAGTAAAAAGAGTCTATTTACCTACAGATCCTGAAACTGGTAAAATGCGAGGTTTTGGTTTTGTAGAAATGGAAACTGACGAAGAAGAAGAAAAAGCTATTGAAACCCTTGATGGGGCAGAATGGATGGGTAGAGAAATGAGGGTTAATAAGGCTAAACCTCGGGAAAATCGCAGTAATAGTGGTGAAAGTCGTCGCAATAGCCGTCGTCCTTCTTTTGAATAA
- a CDS encoding ABC transporter ATP-binding protein has protein sequence MLYLKNISYHPVASPTPILNNVSLELAPQQLGLIVGASGSGKTTLLEILAGLATKSKGQIFWRTQELNSTELQQLSGIVFQFPERHFCGSTIFEELRLGHPEIRREQIAQVLTEVSLDHLSWETSPHSLSGGQQRRLSLAVQLIRQPNILLLDEPTAGLDWSMRRQLTKLLAKLKQHWTLLVVSHDVNDFLAIADQCWEIKQGVLTQVSIVTNG, from the coding sequence ATGCTTTATTTAAAGAATATATCTTATCATCCTGTGGCTAGTCCTACTCCTATTCTGAACAATGTCAGTCTAGAATTAGCCCCCCAACAACTAGGCTTGATTGTCGGTGCTAGTGGTTCGGGTAAAACCACACTTTTAGAAATACTAGCGGGTTTGGCTACTAAGAGTAAAGGTCAAATTTTCTGGCGCACTCAAGAGTTAAACTCAACTGAGTTGCAACAACTTAGCGGTATTGTTTTTCAATTTCCTGAACGTCATTTCTGTGGTAGCACTATCTTTGAAGAATTGCGTCTAGGTCATCCTGAAATACGTAGAGAACAAATCGCTCAAGTACTTACAGAGGTCAGTCTGGATCATCTCTCTTGGGAAACTTCCCCCCATTCTCTCAGTGGTGGACAACAACGACGTCTCTCTTTAGCTGTACAATTGATTCGTCAACCCAATATTCTCTTACTCGATGAGCCTACAGCGGGTTTAGATTGGTCAATGCGACGACAGTTGACTAAGTTGTTGGCTAAGTTAAAACAACATTGGACTCTATTAGTAGTTAGTCATGATGTTAATGATTTTTTGGCGATCGCTGATCAATGTTGGGAAATTAAACAAGGCGTGTTAACTCAAGTTTCAATAGTAACTAATGGATAA
- the rsmG gene encoding 16S rRNA (guanine(527)-N(7))-methyltransferase RsmG has protein sequence MDKLPELDLIWEQTLGWLPTPYQKQKFQQLYEGILEGNRQFNLTRITSPRDFWEKHLWDSLAGVISPSFPTVQPLQVIDIGTGAGFPGIPIAIAFPDWQVALLDSTRKKVNFLNNLSQHLSLTNVTAIASRAEELAKDKQYQNFYDLALIRAVGSATVCTEYTLPLLKTGGQAILYRGFWSEEENNELLKTLTSLSGKIETIQELTTPLSQSTRHYLWLRKL, from the coding sequence ATGGATAAATTACCTGAACTCGATTTAATTTGGGAGCAAACTTTGGGTTGGTTACCTACTCCCTATCAAAAACAAAAGTTTCAACAACTTTATGAAGGGATTTTAGAGGGTAATCGTCAATTTAATTTGACACGAATTACTAGTCCTCGGGATTTCTGGGAAAAACACCTCTGGGATTCTTTAGCAGGGGTAATCTCTCCTTCTTTCCCAACTGTTCAACCTTTACAAGTTATCGATATTGGTACAGGTGCAGGTTTTCCTGGTATCCCTATCGCCATCGCTTTTCCCGATTGGCAAGTTGCTTTACTCGATTCTACCCGCAAAAAAGTTAATTTCCTGAATAACCTCTCTCAACATTTGAGTTTAACTAATGTAACGGCGATCGCCTCTCGCGCTGAAGAGTTAGCCAAAGACAAACAATATCAAAATTTTTATGATTTGGCTTTAATCAGGGCTGTAGGCTCAGCTACTGTCTGTACAGAATATACTTTACCTCTACTTAAAACTGGAGGTCAAGCTATTCTTTATCGCGGTTTTTGGTCCGAAGAGGAAAATAATGAATTACTCAAAACTTTAACTAGTTTATCTGGTAAAATCGAAACAATACAAGAATTAACAACACCTTTGAGTCAGAGTACTCGTCATTATCTTTGGTTGCGTAAACTCTGA